A genomic region of Chelonia mydas isolate rCheMyd1 chromosome 9, rCheMyd1.pri.v2, whole genome shotgun sequence contains the following coding sequences:
- the NMUR1 gene encoding neuromedin-U receptor 1, producing the protein MYPSANCSSLPPGDLPAQLDYQDLCNQSQQDAALSHIDPKDLNLTVEQLQDKYLGPRRSSFFIPVCATYLLIFVVGAIGNTLTCLVIVRHRFMRTPTNYYLFSLAVSDLLVLLLGMPLELYEMWSNYPFLLGAGGCYFKTLLFEAVCFASILNVTALSVERYIAVVHPLRAKYVVTRKHAKRVIVTVWVLSVLCSIPNTSLHGIQPLYVPGRGVVPDSAVCTLVKPRLVYNLIIQITTILFFFLPMGTISILYLLIGLQLKKEKMLQALEAKSGGDCDYHNIRMQQQKIRRRQVTKMLFVLVVVFGICWAPFHTDRLVWSFVSHWTGRMLHMFQYVHIISGVFFYLSSAANPILYNLMSTRFREMFKEVMCRKRLWGRGSRKYSPSVTRVTTRSTVCEHVPAGNGLPLSNVVEEEMGVAGEDALKRETSFP; encoded by the exons ATGTATCCCTCCGCCAACTGCTCCAGCCTGCCCCCCGGAGACCTCCCCGCGCAGCTGGACTACCAGGATCTGTGCAACCAAAGCCAGCAGGACGCTGCCCTTAGCCACATTGACCCCAAGGACTTGAATCTGacagtggagcagctgcaggacaaATACCTGGGCCCCCGGAGATCCAGCTTCTTCATCCCAGTCTGCGCCACCTACCTGCTGATCTTCGTGGTGGGGGCCATCGGCAACACGCTGACCTGCCTGGTCATCGTGCGCCACCGGTTCATGAGGACCCCCACGAACTATTACCTGTTCAGCCTGGCCGTCTCCGACCTgctggtgctcctgctggggatgCCGCTGGAGCTCTACGAGATGTGGAGCAACTACCCCTTCCTCCTGGGCGCCGGGGGCTGCTACTTCAAGACGTTGCTCTTTGAGGCCGTCTGCTTCGCCTCCATCCTCAACGTGACGGCGCTGAGCGTGGAGCGCTACATCGCTGTGGTCCACCCGCTCAGGGCCAAGTACGTGGTGACCAGGAAGCACGCCAAGCGGGTCATCGTCACGGTCTGGGTGTTGTCCGTGCTCTGCTCCATCCCCAACACCAGCCTGCATGGTATCCAGCCCCTCTATGTGCCGGGCAGAGGGGTGGTGCCGGACTCGGCCGTCTGCACCCTGGTGAAACCCCGTCTggtctacaacctcatcatccaGATCACCACCATCCTCTTCTTCTTCCTGCCCATGGGCACCATCAGCATCCTGTACCTGCTCATCGGGCTGCAGCTGAAGAAGGAGAAGATGCTGCAAGCCCTGGAGGCCAAATCGGGCGGGGACTGCGACTACCACAACATCCGCATGCAGCAGCAGAAGATCAGGAGGAGGCAGGTGACTAAGATGCTGT TCGTGCTGGTTGTCGTATTCGGGATCTGCTGGGCCCCCTTCCACACAGACCGGCTCGTCTGGAGCTTCGTCTCCCACTGGACGGGCCGGATGCTGCACATGTTCCAGTACGTCCACATCATCTCCGGGGTCTTCTTCTACCTGAGCTCAGCCGCCAACCCCATCCTCTACAACCTGATGTCCACGCGCTTCCGGGAGATGTTCAAGGAGGTGATGTGCCGGAAGCGCCTGTGGGGGCGGGGCTCCAGGAAGTACTCGCCCAGCGTCACCCGGGTCACCACCCGCAGCACGGTCTGCGAGCACGTGCCCGCCGGCAACGGGCTGCCCCTGTCCAACgtggtggaggaggagatgggtgtgGCGGGGGAGGACGCCCTTAAGCGTGAGACGTCCTTCCCCTGA